Proteins from a genomic interval of Caulobacter sp. NIBR1757:
- a CDS encoding efflux RND transporter permease subunit, protein MFRNISAWSIKHPIPVVLLFIILTLAGVQGFLQMRVNNFPDIDFPLVVVAAGQPGAAPPELESQVTRIIEDALTGLNGVRHVRSTVGDGVSNTSVEFEIGVDLERATNDVRNAVASVRADLPQDIPEPIVQRIDISGQPLITYVVRSGSLNPEQLSWFVDNDVSKRLLAIPGIAQVTREGGVSREIRVELDPRKLAAQGVTAAQVSQTLRSINADLPGGRATVGGEERAIRTLGGADTVEQLADKRVSLGGGRSVRLGDLGAVTDSWTEPRIRARFDGQEVVSFSMLRTRDGSEVKAGKAVRKAVEKLDAERKDLDIEEVTSTVQYVEASYNASVEALLLGAILAVAVVFLFLRDWRATLITATAIPLSLIPTFAILAPLDQTFNVVTLLALSLTIGILVDDAIVEIENIVRHMQQYNLTPYQASMEAADEIGLAVVATTATIIAVFAPVGFMPGVVGQFFKSFALAACVSVLFSLVVARMLTPLMSAYLLKRTSKMSEHKDPFWMGRYLKSLAWGMKHRVVSFIAGTVFFVLSIFVATLVPGEFIPAGDQGYSAMSVELPPGSTIEDTDAVVLRITETLKKRPEVKSVYGGVGAGLSATGPGGSGAALGDVRRAAVTANLVPKHDRELSQQEFEQDVAKSFKDIPGVRIRFGVDGSAPLYNVTLTSDDGPALARAARAVEQEMRGLEGLANVVNTADIARPEILVTPKPDVAARMGVSANDISQAVRVATLGDIDQLLPKFNLGDRQIPIRLRLTEDAREHLDVIENLRVPTASGEAVPLSAVANITFGAGPSQIDRLDRSRNATITAELAGMALGDADKAVQALPSMKNLPPGVSVQPSGDVEAFAELGVGFATAFLTGILLMYAVLVLLFKSFLHPITIQMALPLALGGAFFALLITGTNLSMPALIGLLMLMGIAAKNSILLVEYGIEARNAGATRYDAMMDAAHKRARPILMTTVAMGAGMLPVALGLGEDVEFRQPMAIAVIGGLITSTLLSLLFVPVMYTILEDIVGFARWLIRKDKSVTWREFKMKLRGPTGPGAEAQPDVVTGASPLVT, encoded by the coding sequence ATGTTCCGCAACATCTCCGCCTGGTCGATCAAGCATCCGATCCCGGTCGTCCTGCTGTTCATCATCCTGACCCTGGCCGGGGTGCAGGGCTTCCTGCAGATGCGGGTCAACAATTTCCCCGACATCGACTTTCCGCTGGTCGTCGTCGCCGCCGGCCAGCCCGGGGCCGCGCCGCCGGAGCTGGAAAGCCAGGTCACCCGCATCATCGAGGACGCCCTGACCGGCCTCAACGGCGTTCGCCATGTGCGCTCGACGGTCGGCGACGGGGTTTCCAACACCAGCGTCGAGTTCGAGATCGGCGTCGATCTGGAGCGGGCCACCAACGACGTGCGCAACGCCGTCGCCTCGGTGCGCGCCGACCTGCCACAGGACATCCCCGAGCCGATCGTCCAGCGCATCGACATCTCCGGCCAGCCGCTGATCACCTATGTCGTGCGCTCTGGCAGCCTGAACCCCGAACAGCTGAGCTGGTTCGTCGACAACGACGTCTCCAAGCGGCTGCTGGCCATTCCCGGCATCGCCCAGGTCACCCGCGAAGGCGGGGTGTCGCGCGAGATCCGCGTCGAGCTGGACCCGCGCAAACTCGCGGCGCAAGGCGTGACGGCGGCCCAGGTCAGCCAGACCCTGCGCAGCATCAACGCCGACCTGCCCGGCGGCCGGGCCACGGTCGGCGGCGAGGAGCGGGCCATCCGCACCCTCGGCGGGGCCGACACCGTCGAACAGCTGGCCGACAAGCGGGTCAGCCTGGGCGGCGGCCGCAGCGTGCGACTGGGCGATCTGGGCGCCGTCACCGACAGCTGGACCGAGCCGCGCATCCGGGCCCGGTTCGACGGCCAGGAGGTGGTGTCCTTCTCGATGCTGCGCACCCGCGACGGCAGCGAGGTCAAGGCCGGCAAGGCCGTTCGCAAGGCGGTCGAGAAGCTCGACGCGGAACGCAAGGACCTCGACATCGAGGAGGTGACCTCGACGGTGCAGTACGTCGAGGCCAGCTATAACGCCTCCGTGGAAGCGCTGCTGCTCGGGGCCATCCTGGCGGTGGCGGTGGTCTTCCTGTTCCTGCGCGACTGGCGGGCCACCCTGATCACGGCGACGGCCATCCCGCTGTCCCTGATCCCGACCTTCGCCATCCTCGCGCCGCTGGACCAGACCTTCAACGTCGTCACCCTGCTGGCCCTGTCGCTGACCATCGGCATCCTCGTGGACGACGCCATCGTCGAGATCGAGAACATCGTCCGGCATATGCAGCAGTACAACCTGACGCCCTACCAGGCCTCGATGGAGGCGGCGGACGAGATCGGGCTGGCGGTGGTGGCGACGACGGCGACTATCATCGCGGTGTTCGCGCCGGTCGGCTTCATGCCCGGCGTGGTCGGGCAGTTCTTCAAGAGCTTCGCCCTGGCCGCCTGCGTCTCGGTGCTGTTCTCCCTGGTCGTGGCCCGCATGCTGACCCCGCTGATGAGCGCCTATCTGCTCAAGCGGACCAGCAAGATGAGCGAGCACAAGGACCCGTTCTGGATGGGTCGCTATCTGAAGTCGCTGGCCTGGGGCATGAAGCACCGGGTCGTCTCCTTCATCGCGGGCACGGTCTTCTTCGTGCTGTCGATCTTCGTCGCCACCCTGGTGCCGGGCGAATTCATCCCGGCGGGCGACCAGGGCTACAGCGCCATGAGCGTCGAACTGCCGCCGGGGTCGACCATCGAGGACACCGACGCGGTGGTCCTGCGCATCACCGAGACCCTCAAGAAGCGACCCGAGGTGAAGAGCGTCTACGGCGGCGTCGGCGCCGGGCTGTCGGCCACCGGGCCGGGCGGCTCGGGCGCGGCGCTGGGTGATGTGCGGCGGGCGGCGGTGACCGCCAACCTGGTGCCCAAGCACGACCGCGAGCTCTCCCAGCAGGAGTTCGAGCAGGACGTCGCCAAGAGCTTCAAGGATATCCCGGGCGTCCGCATCCGCTTCGGCGTCGACGGCTCGGCCCCGCTCTACAACGTCACCCTGACCAGCGACGACGGCCCGGCCCTGGCCCGCGCCGCCCGGGCGGTCGAGCAGGAGATGCGCGGCCTGGAGGGCCTGGCCAACGTCGTCAACACCGCCGACATCGCCCGGCCGGAAATCCTTGTCACCCCCAAGCCGGACGTCGCCGCCCGCATGGGGGTCTCGGCCAACGACATCAGCCAGGCCGTGCGGGTCGCCACCCTCGGCGACATCGACCAGCTGCTGCCCAAGTTCAATCTCGGCGACCGCCAGATCCCCATCCGCCTCCGCCTGACCGAGGACGCCCGCGAGCACCTGGACGTCATCGAGAACCTACGGGTTCCGACTGCTTCCGGCGAAGCCGTGCCGCTGTCGGCGGTGGCCAACATCACCTTCGGGGCCGGGCCCAGCCAGATCGACCGGCTGGACCGCAGCCGCAACGCCACCATCACCGCCGAACTGGCCGGCATGGCCCTGGGCGACGCCGACAAGGCGGTGCAGGCCCTGCCGTCGATGAAGAATCTGCCGCCCGGCGTCTCGGTTCAGCCCTCGGGCGACGTCGAGGCCTTCGCCGAGCTGGGTGTCGGATTCGCCACCGCCTTCCTGACCGGCATCCTGCTGATGTACGCGGTGCTGGTCCTGCTGTTCAAAAGCTTCCTGCACCCGATCACCATCCAGATGGCGTTGCCGCTGGCGCTGGGCGGGGCCTTCTTCGCCCTGCTGATCACCGGCACCAACCTGTCGATGCCGGCCCTGATCGGCCTGCTTATGCTGATGGGCATCGCCGCCAAGAACTCGATCCTGCTGGTCGAGTACGGCATCGAGGCCCGCAACGCCGGGGCGACCCGCTACGACGCCATGATGGACGCCGCCCACAAGCGGGCGCGGCCGATCCTGATGACCACCGTGGCCATGGGCGCCGGCATGCTGCCGGTGGCCCTGGGCTTGGGCGAGGACGTCGAGTTCCGCCAGCCGATGGCCATCGCCGTCATCGGCGGCCTGATCACCTCGACCCTGCTCAGCCTGCTGTTCGTGCCGGTGATGTACACCATCCTCGAGGACATCGTCGGCTTCGCCCGCTGGCTGATCCGCAAGGACAAGTCGGTGACCTGGCGCGAGTTCAAGATGAAGCTGCGCGGGCCGACGGGGCCGGGGGCGGAGGCGCAGCCGGATGTGGTTACGGGCGCGTCGCCGCTGGTGACCTGA
- a CDS encoding DUF4926 domain-containing protein, with translation MLPQELDGVTLLVDVPLAGLQAGDVGTIVAITRADDGRLRYTIEIERPEGGTADGQLIDLDASQFGLD, from the coding sequence ATGCTGCCTCAGGAGCTCGACGGCGTGACTCTGCTCGTCGACGTTCCTTTGGCGGGCCTGCAGGCCGGGGATGTCGGCACGATCGTCGCCATCACCCGCGCCGACGACGGCCGTCTTCGCTACACAATCGAGATCGAGCGGCCGGAGGGCGGGACGGCCGACGGCCAACTGATCGACCTCGACGCCTCCCAGTTCGGGCTGGACTGA
- a CDS encoding efflux RND transporter periplasmic adaptor subunit, which translates to MTFALVLALPLAACGKTEEAPKAKVAQTVTAAVVSEQTLPRRIEVSGTVTAWNEVIVGAETGGLTAVQVLADEGDWVRQGQLIVKMSDTVQRAALSQAQAGVLSAKATLAEATAALGRSQELKAKGYLSQAALDTALARQRTASAGVAQAEAAAASAAAQLDQTNLRAPVSGRVSSRAVVKGQIVQPGVELFRLVRDGRLELAGEVPEAQLTLLRPGMPATITGDEGGQTGGVVRLITPRVDAQTRVGLARVSLASPQSFRPGMFAKASIDVGDQPALVLPQSSVVFRNSKAGVYVVDAGNVAHFREVTTGARVGESVEIAAGLNAGERVVVGGAGFLADGDHVRVVTAQPKR; encoded by the coding sequence GTGACTTTCGCCCTCGTGCTGGCGTTGCCGCTGGCCGCCTGTGGCAAGACGGAAGAGGCGCCCAAGGCCAAGGTCGCGCAGACCGTCACCGCCGCCGTCGTCTCCGAGCAGACCCTGCCGCGGCGTATCGAGGTGTCGGGCACGGTCACCGCCTGGAACGAGGTCATCGTCGGCGCCGAGACCGGCGGGCTGACCGCCGTGCAGGTGCTGGCCGACGAAGGCGACTGGGTCCGCCAGGGCCAGCTGATCGTCAAGATGAGCGACACCGTCCAGCGGGCGGCGCTGAGCCAGGCGCAGGCCGGGGTGCTGTCGGCCAAGGCCACGCTGGCGGAAGCGACTGCGGCGCTCGGCCGGTCGCAGGAACTGAAGGCCAAGGGCTATCTCTCGCAGGCGGCGCTCGACACCGCCCTGGCGAGGCAGCGCACGGCCTCGGCCGGCGTCGCCCAGGCCGAAGCGGCCGCCGCCTCGGCCGCCGCCCAGCTCGACCAGACCAACCTTCGCGCCCCGGTCAGCGGCCGGGTCTCCAGCCGCGCGGTGGTAAAGGGCCAGATCGTCCAGCCCGGCGTCGAACTGTTCCGCCTGGTCCGTGACGGCCGGCTGGAACTGGCCGGCGAGGTTCCGGAAGCCCAGCTGACGCTGCTGCGACCCGGCATGCCGGCGACCATCACCGGCGACGAGGGCGGCCAGACCGGCGGCGTGGTCCGCCTGATCACCCCGCGCGTCGACGCCCAGACCCGCGTCGGCCTGGCCCGCGTCAGCCTGGCCTCGCCCCAAAGCTTCCGCCCCGGCATGTTCGCCAAGGCCAGCATCGATGTCGGCGACCAGCCGGCCCTCGTGCTGCCGCAGTCGTCCGTGGTGTTCCGCAACTCGAAGGCCGGCGTCTATGTCGTCGACGCCGGCAACGTCGCGCATTTCCGCGAGGTGACCACCGGCGCCCGGGTCGGCGAGAGCGTCGAGATCGCCGCCGGCCTGAACGCCGGCGAGCGGGTCGTGGTCGGCGGCGCCGGGTTCCTGGCCGACGGGGACCATGTCCGCGTGGTCACCGCCCAGCCCAAGCGCTAG
- a CDS encoding M10 family metallopeptidase C-terminal domain-containing protein yields the protein MATINGDILYNTIHGTSAADTINGLGGNDTLYGEGGNDTLNGGDGDDTLIGGVGADTMNGGAGNDRIISWYLFGETDVIDGGDGTDTFVTSFEPEETFERGVVMTIENGVVITPWARIQNVENFELTGTTYSDTLIGGSGSNILYGRAGDDRISGGFLGDTLYGDAGTDFVNGYAGNDYLYGGDGDDAVSGDEGLDTIYGGAGNDSLSAGSGNDLLFGEDGADSFYSHEGADRLTGGAGSDTFFYNLLSDSTVAAAGRDSIVDFSMGDLIDLSWFDANSVETGFQQLAFSETAAANSVWTVAGSTSSVFIDNSGDAVADFQIDFLNGAVLTASSFNFVRAGPTRGLMQFDRTLVDTTGLHYLAGDARREVIQGLDGADYLVGNAGSDRLEGGEGNDSLYGGNDEDSLYGGAGQDLLFGESGFDWLYGGADDDQLSGGILDDYLFGEDGADILTGGAGADRLYGGAGADRFVYALADSTVSYYYRDTISDFEAGDLIDFSGIDADAATAGQQTLLFSATTAAAFSVWSGSTGGTTNLFIDNTGDAVADFQLDLSNGYTVTVADFLGVVSPPPPPPPPPPTYALMTGTGAGETLTGTTARDQIQGLGGADLLLGGDADDLLEGGDGDDVLTGGAGSDILTGGTGADQFVATAGSGDDVVSDFTVGSDLIDVTAFAGYQSIAQDGADTLVTVATGVTLRLVGVSAGTVTDASFLGLPPPPPPPPPPPPPPPPPPGTFDRTLTGTVGANTITGDDRWELILGLDGNDSLYGMGGNDRIEGGLNNDKLYGGDGDDVLVGAGGQDTLTGGAGSDLFVFSTGDGANTIADFEDGIDLIDISAYGAYTSIIQLSANTKVSFADGGYITLTNFTASNLTAADFVTGSPPPPPPPPPPPPPPPPTYTLLTGTSAAETLTGTTGRDQIQGLEGADLLIGGDADDLLEGGDGDDALTGGAGSDILTGGAGADRFVATAGGGDDVVTDFTVGSDLIDVTAFAGYQSIAQDGADTLVTVATGVTLRLTGVAASTVTEASFLGLPPPPPPPPPPPPPPPAEPTAPAGMSVITGTAGIDSLPGTTGAEAIYGLAGKDNINAAAGDDWLSGGDGDDRISGGSGNDTFYGGAGRDIMTGGVGLDTFIIYVASDSGPTSTTRDWINDFNVAQGDILDVSLVDADTATAGDQAFSLVSAFSGAAGQMVRSYDSGTNITLLSFDVNGDSAADMQVELTGDINSGWIL from the coding sequence ATGGCCACGATCAATGGCGACATTCTGTACAACACCATCCACGGCACCTCGGCGGCGGACACCATCAATGGCCTGGGGGGCAACGACACCCTCTATGGCGAGGGCGGCAACGACACGCTGAACGGCGGGGACGGCGATGACACCCTGATCGGCGGTGTCGGCGCCGACACCATGAACGGCGGCGCCGGCAACGACCGCATCATCAGCTGGTATCTCTTCGGCGAGACCGACGTCATCGACGGCGGCGACGGCACCGATACCTTCGTGACCAGCTTCGAGCCCGAGGAGACTTTCGAGCGCGGCGTCGTGATGACCATCGAGAACGGCGTCGTCATCACCCCCTGGGCCCGTATCCAGAATGTCGAGAACTTCGAGCTGACCGGCACCACCTACTCCGACACCCTCATCGGCGGTTCGGGTTCGAACATCCTGTACGGCCGCGCGGGAGATGACCGGATCAGCGGAGGGTTTCTGGGCGACACCCTCTATGGCGACGCCGGAACGGACTTCGTCAACGGATATGCGGGCAACGACTATCTCTATGGCGGCGACGGGGATGACGCCGTGTCCGGCGACGAAGGCCTCGACACGATCTACGGCGGCGCGGGGAACGACTCCCTGTCCGCCGGTTCGGGCAACGACCTGCTGTTTGGCGAGGACGGCGCCGACAGCTTTTACTCCCATGAGGGCGCCGACCGCCTGACCGGCGGAGCGGGCTCCGACACCTTCTTCTATAATCTGTTGTCCGACAGCACCGTCGCCGCCGCCGGCCGCGACAGTATCGTCGACTTCTCGATGGGGGACCTCATCGATCTGTCCTGGTTCGACGCCAACAGCGTCGAAACCGGCTTCCAGCAGCTGGCGTTCAGCGAGACCGCGGCGGCGAATTCGGTCTGGACCGTTGCCGGATCGACGAGCAGCGTCTTCATCGACAACAGCGGCGACGCCGTCGCCGACTTCCAGATCGACTTTCTCAACGGCGCGGTGCTGACGGCCTCAAGCTTCAACTTCGTCCGCGCCGGGCCGACCCGGGGCCTGATGCAGTTCGACCGCACCCTGGTCGATACGACCGGCCTTCACTACCTCGCCGGCGACGCCCGGCGCGAGGTGATTCAGGGCCTGGACGGCGCCGACTATCTGGTCGGGAATGCAGGATCTGACCGCCTTGAGGGCGGCGAGGGCAACGACAGCCTCTACGGCGGCAACGACGAGGACTCCCTCTACGGCGGGGCCGGGCAGGACCTGCTATTCGGAGAATCCGGCTTCGACTGGCTTTATGGCGGCGCCGACGATGATCAGCTGTCCGGCGGCATCCTGGACGATTACCTGTTCGGCGAGGACGGCGCCGACATCCTCACCGGCGGCGCCGGCGCGGACAGGCTATATGGCGGCGCCGGCGCCGACCGCTTCGTCTACGCCCTCGCCGACAGCACGGTCAGTTACTATTACCGGGACACCATCAGCGACTTCGAAGCCGGCGATCTGATCGACTTCAGCGGCATCGACGCCGACGCCGCAACCGCCGGCCAACAGACCCTGCTGTTCAGCGCCACCACCGCCGCCGCCTTCAGCGTCTGGTCGGGCTCCACCGGCGGAACCACCAACCTCTTCATCGACAATACTGGCGACGCCGTCGCCGACTTCCAGCTCGACCTGAGTAACGGGTACACTGTCACCGTCGCCGACTTCCTGGGCGTCGTCTCACCGCCCCCGCCTCCGCCGCCACCCCCGCCCACTTATGCCTTGATGACCGGCACCGGCGCGGGCGAGACCCTGACCGGCACGACCGCCCGGGATCAGATCCAGGGCCTGGGCGGCGCCGACCTCCTGCTCGGCGGCGACGCCGACGACCTGCTGGAAGGCGGCGACGGCGATGACGTGCTGACCGGCGGGGCCGGCAGCGACATCCTCACCGGGGGGACCGGCGCCGACCAGTTCGTCGCCACGGCCGGCAGCGGCGACGATGTGGTCAGCGACTTCACGGTTGGCAGCGACCTGATCGATGTCACGGCCTTTGCAGGCTACCAGTCCATCGCCCAGGACGGGGCCGACACCCTGGTCACCGTGGCGACCGGGGTCACCCTGCGCCTGGTCGGCGTCTCGGCCGGCACGGTGACGGACGCCAGCTTCCTCGGCCTGCCGCCTCCCCCGCCGCCTCCGCCGCCCCCGCCCCCTCCTCCGCCGCCGCCGCCAGGGACCTTCGACCGCACCCTGACCGGCACGGTGGGCGCCAACACCATCACCGGCGACGACCGTTGGGAACTGATCCTCGGCCTGGACGGCAACGACAGCCTCTACGGCATGGGCGGCAACGACCGGATCGAGGGGGGCCTCAACAACGACAAGCTCTACGGCGGCGACGGTGACGACGTCCTGGTCGGCGCCGGCGGCCAGGACACCCTGACCGGCGGGGCCGGGAGCGATCTGTTCGTCTTCTCGACCGGCGACGGGGCCAACACCATCGCCGACTTCGAGGACGGCATCGACCTGATCGACATCAGCGCCTATGGCGCCTACACCTCGATCATCCAGCTGAGCGCCAACACCAAGGTCAGCTTCGCCGACGGCGGCTACATCACCCTGACCAACTTCACGGCGTCCAACCTGACGGCGGCGGACTTCGTCACCGGTTCGCCGCCGCCGCCGCCTCCACCACCACCGCCTCCGCCTCCCCCTCCGCCAACCTACACCCTGCTGACCGGGACGAGCGCCGCCGAGACCCTGACCGGCACGACCGGCCGCGACCAGATCCAGGGGCTCGAGGGCGCCGACCTCCTGATCGGCGGCGACGCCGACGACCTGCTGGAAGGCGGCGACGGCGACGACGCCCTGACCGGCGGGGCCGGGAGCGACATCCTCACCGGCGGGGCCGGGGCCGACCGTTTCGTCGCCACGGCGGGAGGCGGCGACGATGTGGTCACCGACTTCACCGTGGGCAGCGACCTGATCGATGTGACCGCCTTCGCCGGCTACCAGTCCATCGCCCAGGACGGAGCCGACACCCTGGTCACCGTCGCCACCGGCGTGACCCTGCGCCTGACCGGGGTCGCGGCCTCGACCGTCACCGAGGCCAGCTTCCTCGGCCTGCCGCCGCCTCCGCCGCCCCCGCCGCCCCCGCCACCCCCTCCGCCGGCGGAACCGACGGCGCCGGCCGGCATGAGCGTCATCACCGGCACCGCCGGAATCGACAGCCTGCCGGGCACCACAGGGGCCGAGGCCATCTACGGCCTGGCCGGCAAGGACAACATCAACGCCGCCGCCGGCGACGACTGGCTGTCGGGCGGCGACGGCGACGACCGCATCTCCGGCGGCAGCGGCAACGACACCTTCTACGGCGGGGCCGGCCGGGACATCATGACCGGCGGCGTCGGGCTTGACACCTTCATCATCTATGTGGCCAGCGACAGCGGGCCGACATCGACGACCCGCGACTGGATCAACGACTTCAATGTCGCCCAGGGCGACATCCTCGATGTCAGCCTGGTGGACGCCGACACGGCCACTGCCGGCGACCAGGCCTTCAGCCTTGTCTCCGCCTTCAGCGGCGCGGCGGGGCAGATGGTGCGCAGCTACGACAGCGGGACCAACATCACCCTGCTGTCGTTCGACGTGAACGGCGACAGCGCCGCCGACATGCAGGTCGAGCTGACGGGCGACATCAACAGCGGCTGGATTCTCTAG
- the lepA gene encoding translation elongation factor 4: MTTPPIDKIRNFSIVAHIDHGKSTLSDRLIQQTGGLTAREMTEQVLDNMDIEKERGITIKAQTVRLNYKAKDGETYVLNLMDTPGHVDFAYEVSRCLAACEGSILVVDASQGVEAQTLANVYQAIDNNHEIVPVLNKIDLPAAEPDRIRQQIEDVIGLDASDAVLCSAKSGVGIDDVLEAIVTRLPAPKGDPNAPLKALLVDAWYDAYLGVIVLVRIFDGSLKAGQRIKMMNAGKTHLVDRVGVFQPKNTPVDSLGPGEVGFFTAQIKEVADAAVGDTITDEKKPTAQALTGFKEVQPVVFCGLFPVDAADFEDLRAAIGRLRLNDASFSYEMETSAALGFGFRCGFLGLLHLEIIQERLSREFDLDLIATAPSVVYKIGLMHDGGEIELHNPADLPDPVKIDTISEPWIKATILTPDEYLGGVIKLCQDRRGQQRELSYVGSRALLVYDLPLNEVVFDFYDRLKSISKGYASFDYQIEGYRVGDLVKMQILVNAEPVDALSMLVHRDRAEQRGRGMVEKMKELIPPHMFVIPIQAAIGGRIIARETVRALRKDVTAKCYGGDASRKRKLLDKQKAGKKRMRQFGKVEIPQEAFIAALKMDDN, from the coding sequence ATGACCACCCCGCCTATCGACAAGATCCGCAACTTCTCCATCGTGGCCCACATCGACCACGGCAAGAGCACCCTCTCTGACCGCCTCATCCAGCAGACGGGCGGCCTGACCGCGCGCGAGATGACCGAGCAGGTCCTCGACAATATGGACATCGAGAAGGAGCGCGGCATCACCATCAAGGCGCAGACCGTGCGCCTCAACTACAAGGCCAAGGACGGGGAAACCTATGTCCTGAACCTGATGGACACGCCCGGCCACGTCGACTTCGCCTATGAAGTCAGCCGTTGCCTGGCCGCCTGCGAAGGCTCGATCCTGGTGGTCGACGCCAGCCAGGGCGTCGAGGCCCAGACCCTGGCCAACGTCTACCAGGCGATCGACAACAACCACGAGATCGTGCCGGTCCTCAACAAGATCGACCTGCCGGCCGCCGAGCCCGACCGCATCCGCCAGCAGATCGAGGACGTCATCGGCCTCGACGCATCCGACGCCGTGCTGTGCAGCGCCAAGAGCGGCGTCGGCATCGACGACGTGCTGGAAGCCATCGTCACCCGCCTGCCCGCCCCCAAGGGCGACCCCAACGCGCCGCTCAAGGCCCTGCTGGTCGATGCCTGGTATGATGCCTACCTGGGCGTCATCGTTCTGGTCCGCATCTTCGACGGCAGCCTGAAGGCCGGCCAGCGGATCAAGATGATGAACGCCGGAAAGACCCACCTGGTCGACCGGGTCGGGGTCTTCCAGCCCAAGAACACGCCGGTCGACAGCCTCGGCCCGGGCGAGGTCGGCTTCTTCACCGCCCAGATCAAGGAAGTCGCCGACGCCGCCGTCGGCGACACCATCACCGACGAGAAGAAGCCCACCGCCCAGGCCCTCACGGGCTTCAAGGAAGTGCAGCCGGTCGTGTTCTGCGGCCTGTTCCCGGTTGACGCCGCCGACTTCGAGGACCTGCGCGCCGCCATCGGCCGTCTGCGGCTGAACGACGCCAGCTTCAGCTACGAGATGGAAACCAGCGCCGCGCTCGGCTTCGGCTTCCGCTGCGGCTTCCTCGGCCTGCTGCACCTGGAAATCATCCAGGAGCGGCTCTCCAGAGAGTTCGACCTCGACCTGATCGCGACGGCGCCGAGCGTCGTTTACAAGATCGGCCTGATGCACGACGGCGGCGAGATCGAGCTGCACAACCCGGCCGACCTGCCGGACCCGGTCAAGATCGACACCATCAGCGAGCCGTGGATCAAGGCGACGATCCTGACCCCCGACGAATACCTCGGCGGCGTCATCAAGCTCTGCCAGGATCGCCGCGGGCAACAGCGGGAACTGTCCTATGTCGGCAGCCGGGCCCTGCTGGTCTACGATCTGCCGCTCAACGAGGTGGTCTTCGACTTCTACGACCGCCTGAAATCCATCTCCAAGGGCTACGCCAGCTTCGATTACCAGATCGAGGGCTACCGCGTCGGCGACCTCGTGAAGATGCAGATCCTGGTCAACGCCGAGCCGGTCGACGCCCTTTCCATGCTGGTCCACCGCGACCGGGCCGAGCAGCGCGGCCGGGGCATGGTCGAGAAGATGAAGGAGCTGATCCCGCCCCACATGTTCGTCATCCCGATCCAGGCGGCCATTGGCGGCCGGATCATCGCCCGGGAAACCGTGCGGGCCCTGCGCAAGGACGTGACGGCCAAGTGCTACGGCGGCGACGCCTCGCGCAAGCGCAAGCTCCTGGACAAGCAGAAGGCCGGCAAGAAGCGCATGCGCCAGTTCGGCAAGGTCGAGATCCCGCAGGAAGCCTTCATCGCCGCCCTGAAGATGGACGATAACTGA